The proteins below come from a single Oryzomicrobium terrae genomic window:
- a CDS encoding putative bifunctional diguanylate cyclase/phosphodiesterase, giving the protein MDTPTPPRMTSDVKSNRPIPLLHPAALQVALGYALAALAWIALSDYVLDLLAPPRAMGALQSLKGGIFVLLTSLLLYRLVYRHLPGRNEAQTWPRQRLWRPILFYLAFATALSALAFNIYRAAEQGIDEAVARDLDAIAQLKTDQIARWLNERQSDARAIGLNPLFITAIEDWQHTPADAKARARLNGALRAYRNALGYRELHLLDSTGQRVLFTTAATAPTAAELAIETRGLTQNQPTLTDFHYRGQDSQRHIALALSFPILDSEERPLAILYLEIAPERELYPTLLQWPTPSRSAETLLVSQDGQQIVYLSDTRLAPDMALRLRTSVDDDRLLAAQLIRSATKPLRALDYRHVPVIGVGRNIPGTSWLLITKIDSDEAFSRLTLVGKLTALILAALLLGTAFAGILYWRGLMARQRADQEQHRLQQEALREHYALLAKYANDIIYLADAQGRLVEGNDRALAAYGRTREEFLALTLPQLRADSTRAELPALLERLWREHHLIYETVHQHRDGTPFPVEVSTRALNIEGQRFLHAVVRDISERKAAEARIDFLAGHDALTGLPNRSLLADRAHLVLDLAHRSASPVALIYLDLDRFQAINDSLGHNLGDQLLQEVARRLQSQIRAADTLARLGGDEFALLLPDTGADGAAHIAGKLQQALATPIALDGHTLRISVSQGISLYPLDAETYSDLVRNADAALLAAKNAGRNGYRFYEAAMNARIADQLALEMDLREALENNALHLHFQPQFTLNEARLVGAEVLLRWNHPVHGPISPARFIPVAEETGLILPLGAWVLRQACQQWRIWHEAGLNPPPLAVNLSAAQFQASGLPEEVAAVLAETGMPATSLELELTETIVAEDAERAETTMHRLADLGIHLSIDDFGTGYSSLAYLRRFPLHKLKIDQSFVRELANAGGSDVIVIAIIQLGKALGLTVIAEGVETPAQRDFLHQQGCDEVQGYLFGRPIPADQFTALLGTPAPAPAANRLSS; this is encoded by the coding sequence ATGGATACCCCCACGCCGCCCCGGATGACTTCCGACGTGAAATCCAACCGTCCGATCCCGCTTCTCCACCCGGCCGCCCTGCAGGTCGCCCTGGGTTACGCCCTGGCCGCCCTGGCCTGGATCGCCCTGTCCGACTATGTGCTGGATCTCCTGGCGCCGCCCAGGGCCATGGGCGCCCTGCAGAGCCTCAAGGGCGGTATCTTCGTCCTGCTCACCTCCCTGCTGCTCTACCGCCTGGTCTATCGCCACCTGCCCGGCCGTAACGAAGCCCAGACTTGGCCGCGGCAACGGCTGTGGCGGCCGATTCTCTTTTACCTGGCCTTCGCCACAGCCCTGAGCGCCCTGGCCTTCAACATTTACCGCGCCGCCGAACAAGGCATCGACGAGGCGGTTGCCCGGGACCTGGATGCGATCGCCCAGCTCAAGACCGACCAAATCGCCCGCTGGCTCAACGAACGCCAGAGCGACGCCCGGGCCATCGGCCTCAATCCCCTGTTCATCACCGCCATCGAAGACTGGCAGCACACCCCGGCCGACGCCAAGGCACGTGCACGGTTGAACGGCGCGCTACGGGCCTACCGCAACGCCCTCGGCTACCGGGAACTCCACCTGCTCGACTCGACCGGCCAGCGCGTACTGTTCACCACCGCTGCCACCGCGCCGACCGCCGCCGAGCTCGCCATCGAAACCCGCGGCCTGACCCAGAACCAGCCGACCCTGACCGACTTCCATTACCGGGGCCAGGACAGCCAGCGCCACATCGCCCTGGCCCTGTCCTTTCCCATCCTGGACTCAGAAGAGCGCCCCCTGGCCATCCTGTACCTGGAAATTGCCCCGGAACGGGAGCTCTACCCCACCCTGCTGCAATGGCCCACTCCCAGCCGATCCGCCGAAACCCTGCTGGTCAGCCAGGACGGCCAACAGATCGTCTACCTGAGCGATACCCGGCTGGCACCGGACATGGCCCTGCGCCTGCGCACGTCGGTCGATGACGACCGGCTCCTGGCCGCCCAGCTCATCCGGAGTGCCACCAAGCCGCTACGCGCCCTCGACTACCGCCACGTTCCGGTGATCGGCGTCGGACGCAACATTCCGGGCACGTCCTGGCTGCTCATCACCAAGATCGACAGCGACGAAGCCTTCAGCCGGCTAACCCTGGTGGGCAAGCTGACCGCCCTGATCCTGGCCGCCCTACTGCTCGGCACCGCCTTCGCCGGCATTCTCTACTGGCGCGGTCTGATGGCCCGCCAGCGCGCCGACCAGGAGCAGCACCGGCTGCAGCAGGAAGCCCTGCGCGAGCACTACGCCCTGCTCGCCAAGTACGCCAACGACATCATCTACCTGGCCGACGCCCAGGGCCGGCTGGTGGAAGGCAATGACCGGGCCCTGGCCGCCTACGGCCGGACCCGCGAAGAATTCCTCGCCCTCACCCTGCCCCAGTTGCGTGCCGACAGCACCCGGGCCGAACTGCCGGCGCTGCTGGAGCGCCTGTGGCGCGAGCACCACCTGATCTACGAAACCGTGCATCAGCACCGCGACGGTACCCCCTTTCCGGTCGAAGTCAGTACCCGGGCGCTGAACATCGAGGGGCAGCGCTTCCTTCATGCCGTGGTGCGCGACATCAGCGAGCGCAAGGCCGCCGAGGCGCGCATCGATTTTCTCGCCGGCCACGACGCCCTGACCGGCCTGCCCAACCGCAGCCTGCTCGCCGACCGGGCCCACCTGGTGCTCGACCTGGCGCACCGCTCCGCCAGCCCAGTGGCCCTGATCTACCTGGATCTGGACCGTTTCCAGGCGATCAACGACTCCCTCGGCCATAACCTGGGCGACCAGCTCCTCCAGGAAGTCGCCCGGCGGCTGCAAAGCCAGATAAGGGCCGCGGACACCCTGGCCCGCCTCGGCGGCGACGAATTCGCCCTGTTGCTGCCGGACACCGGCGCCGACGGCGCGGCCCACATCGCTGGCAAGCTGCAGCAGGCCCTGGCCACCCCGATCGCCCTCGACGGCCATACCCTGCGCATTTCGGTCAGCCAGGGGATCAGCCTCTACCCGCTCGACGCGGAAACCTACTCCGACCTGGTGCGCAACGCCGACGCCGCCCTGCTCGCCGCCAAGAACGCCGGGCGCAACGGCTACCGTTTCTACGAGGCGGCCATGAACGCCCGCATCGCCGACCAGCTGGCGCTGGAAATGGACCTGCGCGAGGCCCTGGAGAACAACGCCCTGCATCTGCACTTCCAGCCCCAGTTCACCCTGAACGAGGCCCGCCTGGTCGGGGCTGAGGTGCTGCTGCGCTGGAACCACCCGGTGCACGGTCCGATCTCGCCGGCGCGCTTCATCCCGGTCGCCGAGGAAACCGGCCTGATCCTGCCCCTGGGCGCCTGGGTGCTGCGCCAGGCGTGCCAGCAATGGCGCATCTGGCACGAGGCCGGGCTGAACCCGCCGCCCCTGGCGGTGAACCTCTCCGCCGCCCAATTCCAGGCCAGCGGCCTGCCCGAGGAAGTCGCCGCAGTCCTGGCCGAAACCGGCATGCCGGCGACCAGCCTGGAACTGGAGCTGACCGAGACCATCGTCGCCGAAGACGCGGAGCGGGCCGAAACGACCATGCACCGCCTTGCCGATCTGGGCATCCACCTGTCGATCGACGACTTCGGCACGGGCTATTCGAGCCTGGCCTACCTGCGCCGTTTCCCGTTGCACAAGTTGAAGATCGACCAGTCGTTCGTGCGCGAACTGGCCAACGCCGGCGGCAGCGACGTGATCGTCATCGCCATCATCCAGCTGGGTAAGGCCCTCGGCCTGACGGTCATCGCCGAGGGGGTCGAAACCCCGGCCCAGCGCGACTTCCTGCACCAGCAGGGGTGCGACGAGGTACAGGGCTACCTGTTCGGCCGGCCCATTCCGGCCGACCAATTCACCGCCCTCCTCGGCACGCCCGCCCCGGCCCCCGCCGCCAACCGGCTCTCGTCCTAG
- a CDS encoding indolepyruvate ferredoxin oxidoreductase family protein — protein sequence MSDLSSFTLEDKYTVTSGRIYLTGIQALVRLPMLQRLRDEAAGLNTAGFISGYRGSPLGGLDQTLWKAKAHLERQHIVFQPGINEDLAATAVWGSQQVGLTPGAKYDGVFGMWYGKGPGVDRCGDVFRHANAAGSSRYGGVLVVAGDDHAAKSSTLPHQTEHIFKAVMMPVLYPANVQEYLELGLHGWAMSRYSGCWVAFKALADTVETSASVNVDPFAVDIRLPSDYALPEGGLNIRWPDPPLQQEARLTHHKLYAALAYARANRLNRVVLDSPAPRLGILTAGKSYLDVMQALDELGIDAELAAQIGLRVFKVAMVWPLESDGVRRFAEGLEEILVVEEKRQMLEYQLKEELYNWREDVRPRIVGKFDEKGEWAQIPKANGIVDHGEWLLPAAGELSVARIAQVIAQRIERFFTSPVIEARLKLIEAKQKSLETPLVLVERKPTFCSGCPHNTSTRLPEGSRALAGIGCHYMATWMPDRTTTTFTHMGGEGVPWVGQAPFTAEKHIFANLGDGTYFHSGVLAIRQAVAAKVPITYKILYNDAVAMTGGQPIDGTLTVPQLTRQLEAEGIARIVIVTDEPEKYAGVTGLATPGGQPIPIRHRDELDAVQRELRDYPAPSILIYDQTCATEKRRRRKRGKMIDPPKRAFINELVCEGCGDCSRESSCMSVVPVETDFGRKRAIDQSSCNKDFSCLRGFCPSFVTVEGGTLKKGRAVAGAQADFPEPPLPELAATARPFNLLVTGVGGTGVVTLGALIGIAAHLDGKGISVLDMTGLAQKFGAVFSHIRIADRPEDIHATRIATGEADAVLGGDLIVTAGSEALSKMREGTTRVVANVAEAPTSDFLLNPNWQPPTAKLDQRLEDTVGEGNVWFLDAQKLATALMGDALYTNMFLLGFAWQKGLVPLSLAALSRAIELNGTAVEKNLAAFLWGRRAATDLAAVQRIAEPPEVVHLHPSQSLDDLVASRVAFLTAYQNAAYAERYRRLVEQVRAAEASLGGTALSEAVARYYFKVLAIKDEYEVARLYTDGTFTERLQEVFEGVPGKDYQVHAYLAPPLWAKPDPVTGKIKKRQYGPWIWPALKVLARLRFLRGTALDIFARSADRRLELQQLADYEADVALILANLGTDRRETALALARLPEQIRGYGHIRAATARPVEAERARLRAALTAPAQPPASRPVPVRVVAA from the coding sequence ATGAGCGATCTCTCGTCCTTCACCCTCGAGGACAAATACACCGTCACGTCCGGACGGATCTACCTCACCGGCATCCAGGCCCTGGTCCGCCTGCCCATGTTGCAGCGGCTGCGCGACGAGGCCGCCGGGCTCAACACCGCCGGCTTCATTTCCGGCTACCGGGGCAGCCCCCTGGGCGGGCTCGACCAGACCCTGTGGAAGGCCAAGGCCCATCTCGAACGCCAGCACATCGTCTTTCAACCCGGCATCAACGAAGACCTGGCCGCCACCGCGGTGTGGGGCAGCCAGCAGGTCGGCCTGACCCCGGGGGCCAAGTACGACGGGGTGTTCGGCATGTGGTACGGCAAGGGCCCCGGCGTGGACCGCTGCGGCGACGTCTTCCGCCACGCCAACGCCGCCGGCAGTTCCCGCTACGGCGGGGTGCTGGTGGTGGCCGGCGACGACCACGCCGCAAAGTCCTCGACCCTGCCGCACCAAACCGAGCACATTTTCAAAGCGGTGATGATGCCGGTGCTCTACCCGGCCAACGTCCAGGAGTACCTGGAGCTGGGCCTGCACGGCTGGGCGATGAGCCGCTATTCCGGCTGCTGGGTCGCCTTCAAGGCCTTGGCCGACACGGTGGAAACCTCGGCCTCGGTGAACGTCGATCCCTTCGCCGTGGACATCCGCCTGCCCAGCGACTACGCCCTGCCCGAAGGCGGCCTCAACATCCGCTGGCCCGACCCGCCGCTGCAGCAGGAAGCCCGCCTCACCCACCACAAGCTCTATGCCGCCCTGGCCTACGCCCGTGCCAACCGGCTCAACCGGGTGGTGCTCGATTCCCCGGCGCCGCGTCTGGGCATCCTCACCGCCGGCAAGTCCTACCTGGACGTGATGCAGGCCCTCGACGAGCTGGGCATCGACGCCGAGCTGGCGGCCCAGATCGGCCTGCGCGTATTCAAGGTGGCCATGGTCTGGCCCCTGGAATCCGACGGGGTTCGCCGCTTCGCCGAGGGACTGGAAGAGATCCTGGTGGTGGAAGAAAAACGCCAGATGCTCGAGTACCAGCTCAAGGAGGAGCTCTACAACTGGCGCGAGGACGTGCGCCCGCGCATCGTCGGCAAGTTCGACGAGAAGGGCGAATGGGCCCAGATTCCCAAGGCCAACGGCATCGTGGACCACGGCGAGTGGCTGCTGCCGGCGGCCGGCGAATTGTCGGTGGCGCGCATCGCCCAGGTGATCGCCCAGCGCATCGAGCGTTTCTTCACCTCGCCGGTGATCGAGGCGCGGCTGAAGCTGATCGAGGCCAAGCAAAAATCCCTGGAAACGCCGCTGGTGCTGGTCGAGCGCAAGCCCACCTTCTGCTCCGGCTGCCCGCACAACACCTCGACCAGGCTGCCCGAGGGCTCCCGGGCCCTGGCCGGCATCGGCTGCCACTACATGGCCACCTGGATGCCGGACCGCACCACCACCACCTTCACCCACATGGGTGGCGAGGGCGTGCCATGGGTCGGCCAGGCGCCCTTCACCGCCGAGAAGCACATCTTCGCCAACCTGGGCGACGGCACCTACTTCCACTCCGGGGTGCTGGCGATCCGCCAGGCGGTCGCCGCCAAGGTGCCCATCACCTACAAGATCCTCTACAACGACGCCGTGGCCATGACCGGCGGCCAGCCCATCGACGGCACCCTGACGGTACCCCAGCTGACCCGTCAGCTGGAGGCCGAAGGCATCGCCAGGATCGTCATCGTCACCGACGAACCGGAGAAGTACGCCGGCGTCACCGGCCTGGCCACCCCGGGCGGCCAGCCGATCCCGATCCGCCACCGGGATGAGCTGGATGCGGTGCAGCGCGAGCTGCGCGACTACCCGGCCCCCTCGATCCTCATCTACGACCAGACCTGCGCCACCGAGAAGCGCCGTCGGCGCAAGCGGGGCAAGATGATCGACCCGCCCAAGCGCGCCTTCATCAACGAGCTGGTGTGCGAGGGCTGCGGCGATTGCTCCCGGGAATCGAGCTGCATGTCGGTGGTGCCGGTGGAAACGGACTTCGGCCGCAAGCGCGCCATCGACCAGTCCTCGTGCAACAAGGACTTCTCCTGCCTGCGCGGTTTCTGCCCGTCTTTCGTCACCGTCGAAGGTGGCACCTTGAAAAAGGGCCGCGCCGTAGCCGGCGCCCAGGCGGACTTCCCCGAACCGCCCCTGCCTGAGCTGGCCGCCACGGCCCGGCCGTTCAACCTGCTGGTGACCGGCGTCGGCGGCACCGGGGTGGTGACCCTGGGCGCCCTGATCGGCATTGCCGCCCACCTGGACGGCAAGGGCATTTCGGTGCTCGACATGACCGGGCTGGCGCAGAAATTCGGCGCCGTGTTCTCCCACATCCGCATCGCCGACCGGCCCGAGGACATCCACGCCACGCGCATCGCTACCGGCGAGGCGGATGCGGTGCTGGGGGGCGACCTGATCGTTACCGCAGGCAGCGAGGCCCTATCGAAGATGCGCGAGGGCACTACCCGGGTGGTGGCCAACGTGGCCGAGGCCCCGACCTCGGACTTCCTCCTCAACCCCAACTGGCAGCCCCCCACCGCCAAGCTCGACCAGCGCCTGGAAGACACGGTGGGTGAAGGTAACGTCTGGTTCCTCGACGCCCAGAAACTGGCCACGGCGCTGATGGGCGATGCGCTGTACACCAACATGTTCCTGCTCGGTTTTGCCTGGCAGAAGGGCCTGGTACCCCTCTCCCTGGCGGCCCTGAGCCGGGCCATCGAGCTGAACGGCACGGCGGTGGAGAAGAACCTGGCAGCCTTCCTCTGGGGTCGCCGCGCCGCCACCGACCTGGCGGCGGTGCAACGCATCGCCGAACCGCCCGAGGTGGTCCACCTCCACCCGAGCCAGTCCCTGGACGACCTGGTGGCGAGCCGCGTGGCCTTCCTCACCGCCTACCAGAACGCCGCCTATGCCGAACGCTACCGCCGCCTGGTGGAGCAGGTGCGGGCCGCCGAGGCCTCCTTGGGTGGCACAGCCTTGAGCGAAGCGGTCGCCCGCTACTACTTCAAGGTGCTGGCCATCAAGGATGAGTACGAGGTGGCCCGGCTGTATACCGACGGAACCTTCACCGAACGCCTCCAGGAAGTGTTCGAGGGCGTCCCGGGCAAGGACTACCAGGTGCACGCCTATCTGGCGCCGCCCCTGTGGGCCAAACCCGACCCGGTCACCGGCAAGATCAAGAAGCGCCAGTACGGCCCCTGGATCTGGCCGGCGCTGAAAGTGCTGGCGCGGCTGCGCTTCCTGCGCGGCACGGCGCTGGACATCTTCGCCCGCAGCGCCGACCGGCGTCTGGAGTTGCAGCAGCTGGCCGACTACGAGGCCGATGTGGCGCTGATCCTGGCCAACCTCGGGACGGATCGCCGCGAAACGGCCCTGGCCCTGGCGCGCCTGCCCGAGCAGATCCGCGGTTATGGCCACATCCGTGCCGCCACCGCCCGTCCCGTCGAAGCAGAGCGGGCCCGGCTGCGCGCGGCCTTGACGGCCCCGGCCCAACCCCCGGCATCCCGCCCGGTCCCGGTACGCGTGGTCGCTGCCTGA
- a CDS encoding class I SAM-dependent methyltransferase: MSAPSQLPPDDAGTPPDTNAVSDVPAPADATPYPSPRRQLALQGGAIFLVLCIAVPTFGLGNTPWPWGGIAAAIGATALGLAFLTRQPWWWKLIHALFFPLAWAVSGLGIDPGWFLLAAIVLLLIYRGALTGQIPLFLSNRATVAALAEHLPPGARVVDLGAGIGSVVFPLAALRPDLHLRGVENAPLAWFIGRVRQALGPHRANVAWQFGSLWDERLEAVDVVYAFLSPAPMAALWDKVQAELPPGGRLVSNSFPVPDATPEQEVVAGGDHGRHLFFYRVGAERVEAEE; the protein is encoded by the coding sequence ATGTCTGCTCCCTCCCAACTCCCGCCCGACGACGCTGGCACCCCGCCCGACACGAACGCTGTCAGCGATGTCCCGGCACCGGCCGACGCGACCCCCTACCCTTCCCCGCGCCGTCAACTGGCGCTCCAGGGCGGCGCCATCTTCCTGGTGCTATGCATCGCCGTACCCACCTTCGGCCTGGGCAACACCCCCTGGCCCTGGGGCGGCATCGCTGCGGCCATCGGCGCTACGGCCCTGGGCCTGGCCTTCCTCACCCGCCAGCCCTGGTGGTGGAAGCTGATCCACGCCCTGTTCTTCCCCCTGGCCTGGGCCGTTTCCGGGCTGGGCATCGATCCGGGCTGGTTCCTGTTGGCCGCCATCGTTCTATTGTTGATCTACCGCGGCGCCCTGACCGGCCAGATCCCCCTGTTCCTGTCCAACCGGGCCACGGTGGCGGCCCTGGCCGAACATCTGCCGCCGGGCGCGCGGGTGGTGGATCTGGGCGCCGGCATCGGCAGCGTAGTCTTTCCCCTGGCGGCATTGCGCCCGGACCTGCACCTGCGCGGTGTGGAAAACGCCCCCCTGGCCTGGTTCATCGGCCGCGTACGCCAGGCCCTGGGCCCGCACCGGGCAAATGTCGCCTGGCAATTCGGCAGTCTGTGGGATGAACGGCTGGAGGCGGTGGATGTGGTCTATGCCTTCCTCTCCCCGGCGCCGATGGCAGCCTTGTGGGACAAGGTACAGGCGGAGTTGCCGCCGGGCGGCAGGCTGGTGTCGAACAGTTTTCCGGTACCGGACGCCACGCCCGAGCAGGAGGTGGTCGCCGGCGGCGATCATGGCCGCCACCTGTTCTTCTACCGGGTCGGGGCGGAGAGGGTCGAGGCGGAGGAATAG
- a CDS encoding response regulator transcription factor — protein MLKLIVIEDHALVREGLANVVRQLDDEVEVFEAGDCVLGMAIVEANPDLDLVLLDLALPGVEGMSCLTMFRERFPALPVVIVSAYDDTHTVTRALKVGASGFVPKSYSSEALLAALRLVLEGQIFTPSRAPLQRPLVDAPPGQVGKDASPADYGLTERQAEVLGLMARGKSNRDIAQILGLSEGTVKIHITAIFKALGVSSRTQALVTASRYGIQL, from the coding sequence ATGCTCAAGTTGATCGTCATTGAAGACCACGCTCTCGTTCGCGAAGGCTTGGCGAACGTGGTGCGCCAGTTGGACGACGAGGTCGAGGTGTTCGAGGCCGGCGATTGCGTGCTCGGCATGGCCATTGTCGAGGCCAATCCCGACCTGGACCTGGTGCTGCTCGACCTGGCCCTGCCCGGGGTCGAGGGCATGAGCTGCCTGACCATGTTCCGCGAGCGCTTTCCGGCGCTGCCGGTGGTCATCGTGTCCGCTTACGACGATACCCATACAGTGACCCGTGCCCTGAAGGTCGGCGCCTCGGGTTTCGTGCCCAAGTCCTATTCTTCCGAAGCCCTGCTCGCCGCGCTGCGCCTGGTGCTTGAGGGGCAGATCTTCACCCCCAGCCGGGCACCGCTGCAGCGTCCCCTGGTCGATGCGCCCCCGGGGCAGGTGGGCAAGGACGCCTCCCCCGCCGACTACGGCCTGACCGAACGGCAGGCCGAAGTGCTCGGCCTGATGGCCCGGGGCAAGTCGAACCGGGATATCGCCCAGATTCTGGGGCTGTCCGAGGGCACGGTGAAAATCCACATCACCGCCATCTTCAAAGCCCTCGGCGTCTCCAGCCGCACCCAGGCCCTGGTCACCGCCAGCCGTTACGGTATCCAGCTGTAA
- a CDS encoding PhaM family polyhydroxyalkanoate granule multifunctional regulatory protein yields the protein MSDPISASDPMEFMRNMWGQLGFSLPGMVAPTLDVDELEKRIKDLKAVEGWLRMNLSMLQLTIQGLEMQHSTLGAVRAMGNLAQANAAPESAAPGAGDAAGQAFTDAATQAALWPFNLMSQMQSQFQAHVQDQLDQHAPATQPAEQAPPPTKKAATNKAAAKPAASKNGSSGRKGS from the coding sequence ATGTCCGACCCCATTTCCGCCTCTGATCCCATGGAATTCATGCGCAACATGTGGGGGCAGCTGGGTTTCTCCCTGCCCGGCATGGTGGCGCCGACCCTGGATGTGGATGAACTGGAAAAGCGCATCAAGGATCTGAAGGCGGTCGAAGGCTGGCTGCGCATGAACCTGTCGATGCTGCAGCTGACCATCCAGGGCCTGGAAATGCAGCATTCCACCCTAGGCGCCGTGCGCGCCATGGGCAACCTGGCCCAGGCCAACGCCGCCCCGGAGAGCGCCGCGCCCGGCGCAGGCGACGCCGCCGGCCAGGCCTTCACCGACGCGGCCACCCAAGCGGCGCTGTGGCCCTTCAATCTGATGAGCCAGATGCAGAGCCAGTTCCAGGCCCACGTTCAGGATCAACTCGATCAGCACGCGCCCGCCACCCAGCCTGCGGAGCAAGCCCCTCCTCCGACCAAGAAAGCGGCGACGAACAAAGCGGCTGCCAAGCCGGCAGCGAGCAAGAACGGTAGCAGCGGTCGCAAAGGGAGCTAA
- a CDS encoding AEC family transporter, giving the protein MSAALLLLPDFVLILLGYGLRRHLQLGDHFWVGLEKVVYYVLFPALLVNSVMKTPLDLGAAGPLVLTAYLAMAVGMVLGLLVAPLFRPTPMVFASVFQCSFRFNTYVALATAGLLFGAPGIATMALITGCAVPLANTVAVWMLARHAEANVWKEIARNPLIWATLAGLTLNWAGFVPPKPLQVFLGRLADASVALGLMAVGAALRFRGGTPLRGAGVYLVVVKLLALPVAAWLMGQALGLSGLYLQVVVLFASLPTASSAYILAMRMGGDGQSVAWLISATTVASMVTMPLWTAWLASAQ; this is encoded by the coding sequence ATGTCTGCCGCCCTGCTCCTGCTTCCCGATTTTGTCCTGATCCTGCTGGGCTACGGTCTGCGCCGCCACTTGCAACTGGGCGACCATTTCTGGGTCGGCCTGGAAAAAGTGGTCTATTACGTCCTGTTCCCGGCGCTGCTGGTGAACTCGGTAATGAAGACCCCCCTCGACCTGGGGGCCGCGGGTCCCCTGGTGCTTACCGCCTACCTGGCCATGGCCGTAGGCATGGTGTTGGGCCTGCTGGTGGCGCCGCTCTTTCGCCCGACGCCGATGGTATTCGCCTCGGTGTTCCAGTGTAGCTTTCGCTTCAACACCTACGTGGCCCTGGCCACCGCAGGGCTGCTCTTCGGTGCCCCGGGCATCGCCACCATGGCGCTCATCACCGGTTGCGCCGTGCCCCTGGCCAATACCGTGGCGGTGTGGATGCTGGCCCGCCACGCCGAAGCCAACGTGTGGAAAGAGATCGCCCGGAATCCCCTGATCTGGGCCACCTTGGCCGGATTGACCCTCAACTGGGCCGGTTTCGTGCCGCCCAAACCCCTTCAAGTCTTCCTCGGTCGCCTCGCCGACGCATCGGTGGCCCTCGGCCTGATGGCGGTAGGGGCGGCCCTGCGTTTTCGCGGCGGCACGCCCCTGCGCGGCGCCGGGGTGTACCTGGTGGTGGTGAAGCTGCTCGCCCTGCCGGTAGCGGCCTGGCTGATGGGGCAGGCCCTGGGGTTGTCCGGACTGTACCTGCAGGTGGTGGTGTTGTTCGCCTCCCTGCCGACGGCCTCCTCGGCCTACATCCTGGCGATGCGCATGGGGGGCGACGGTCAGAGCGTGGCCTGGCTGATTTCCGCCACAACCGTGGCTTCCATGGTCACCATGCCGCTGTGGACCGCCTGGCTGGCCAGCGCCCAGTAA
- a CDS encoding CaiB/BaiF CoA transferase family protein yields the protein MTTASVASAPVTAPLHGVRVLDLTRLLPGPLATRHLADLGAEIIKIEDTGAGDYAREMGPPPPGLRDADSRFFRALNRGKRALRLDLKHPLGKAVLRRLAESADVLVESFRPGVMDRLGLGYEALKAVNPRLIYCAITGYGQDGPWRDLAGHDLNYLAVSGVLERTASRDSSLPAVPSLQIGDLLGGALPAALSIVAALYGARQSGQGRLLDVAMAEVVLIHHMTPLLGEGEAAPRGREMLTGGLPWYGVYATQDGRHLAVAALEFKFWATFCATVGRPDWTGRHSEEGATLDSLRHEVAALVASQPLAYWSEVFATVDACVTPVLTPEEALALPQFQARGLGGADELGQGPAASPFVMDGVRLAATGTPPSPGQDSRAILVEAGFAIDEVDGLLAQGIL from the coding sequence GTGACCACCGCTTCTGTCGCTTCTGCTCCTGTCACCGCTCCGTTGCACGGGGTCCGGGTCCTCGATCTGACTCGGCTGCTGCCCGGGCCCTTGGCGACCCGCCACCTGGCCGACCTGGGGGCCGAGATCATCAAGATCGAAGATACCGGCGCTGGCGATTACGCTCGGGAAATGGGGCCGCCCCCTCCCGGTTTGCGCGACGCCGACAGCCGCTTCTTCCGCGCCCTCAACCGGGGCAAGCGCGCCCTGCGCCTGGACCTCAAGCATCCCCTGGGCAAGGCCGTGCTGCGCCGCCTGGCCGAATCCGCCGACGTACTGGTGGAAAGCTTCCGTCCTGGGGTGATGGACCGCCTCGGGTTGGGTTACGAGGCCCTCAAGGCCGTCAACCCACGCCTGATCTATTGCGCCATCACCGGCTATGGTCAGGACGGCCCCTGGCGCGACCTGGCCGGCCACGACCTCAACTACCTGGCGGTGAGCGGAGTGCTGGAACGCACCGCCAGTCGCGATTCCTCCTTGCCGGCGGTGCCCAGCCTGCAGATCGGCGATTTGCTCGGCGGCGCCCTGCCGGCGGCCCTGTCCATCGTCGCCGCGCTGTATGGCGCACGGCAGAGCGGCCAGGGCCGCCTGCTCGATGTGGCCATGGCCGAGGTGGTGCTGATCCACCATATGACGCCCCTGCTGGGGGAAGGCGAGGCTGCGCCGCGAGGGCGCGAAATGCTCACGGGGGGTCTGCCCTGGTACGGGGTCTATGCCACCCAGGACGGCCGCCACCTGGCGGTGGCCGCCCTGGAATTCAAGTTTTGGGCCACCTTTTGCGCCACGGTCGGTCGCCCCGACTGGACCGGGCGCCACAGCGAGGAGGGCGCGACCTTGGATTCCCTGCGCCACGAAGTCGCGGCCTTGGTCGCCAGCCAGCCCCTGGCCTACTGGAGCGAGGTATTCGCCACGGTGGATGCCTGCGTCACGCCGGTACTGACCCCGGAGGAGGCCCTGGCCCTGCCCCAATTCCAGGCGCGTGGTCTGGGCGGGGCGGATGAGCTGGGGCAAGGGCCTGCCGCCTCGCCCTTCGTCATGGATGGGGTGCGCCTGGCCGCCACCGGAACTCCGCCGTCGCCGGGACAGGACAGCCGAGCGATCCTGGTCGAGGCCGGCTTCGCCATCGACGAAGTAGACGGCCTGCTCGCCCAGGGCATCCTGTAG